The proteins below are encoded in one region of Mycobacterium pseudokansasii:
- a CDS encoding precorrin-2 C(20)-methyltransferase, whose product MTRRGTLWGVGLGPGDPELVTVKAARVIGEADVVAYHSARHGRSIARGIAEPYLRAGQIEEHLVYPVTTETTGHPGGYAGALEDFYVQATARIAAHLNAGRNVALLAEGDPLFYSSYMHLHTRLTRRFNAVIVPGVTSVSAASAAIATPLVAGDEVLSVLPGTLPVAELTRRLADADAAVVLKLGRSYHTVREALSATGQLDDAFYVERASTAGQRVLPAADVDEASVPYFSLAMLPGGRRRASVVGSVSVVGLGPGGIDWMTPQSRRELAMATDLIGYRGYLNRVPVRDGQRCHPSDNTDEPARARLACSLAEQGHAVAVVSSGDPGVFAMATAVLEEAKQWPDVQIRVIPAMTAAQAVASRVGAPLGHDYAVISLSDRLKPWEVIAARLTAAAAADLVLAIYNPASKTRIWQVGAMRDLLLEHREPGTPVVVGRDVSGPEEDVRVVRLADLNPADIDMRCLLIIGSSQTQWHSSDSGDRVFTPRRYPT is encoded by the coding sequence ATGACGCGCCGCGGCACGTTGTGGGGGGTTGGGCTCGGGCCCGGCGACCCGGAGTTGGTGACGGTCAAGGCCGCACGGGTGATCGGCGAGGCGGATGTAGTGGCGTATCACAGCGCCCGCCATGGCCGCAGCATCGCCCGTGGTATCGCCGAGCCGTATCTGCGAGCGGGACAGATCGAAGAGCACCTGGTGTATCCGGTGACCACCGAGACCACCGGGCATCCCGGCGGTTATGCCGGCGCGCTGGAGGACTTCTATGTGCAGGCCACCGCACGCATCGCCGCCCACCTCAACGCCGGACGCAACGTGGCGCTGCTCGCCGAGGGAGACCCGCTGTTCTACAGCTCGTACATGCATTTGCACACCCGGCTGACTCGGCGGTTCAATGCCGTGATCGTTCCGGGGGTGACATCGGTGAGCGCCGCCTCGGCGGCCATCGCGACCCCACTGGTGGCCGGCGACGAGGTGTTGTCGGTGCTGCCGGGGACGTTGCCGGTTGCCGAATTGACCCGCCGGCTCGCCGACGCCGACGCCGCCGTCGTGCTCAAGCTCGGCCGTTCGTATCACACTGTGCGGGAAGCACTTTCGGCGACCGGCCAACTTGACGACGCGTTTTACGTGGAGCGGGCCAGCACCGCGGGGCAACGGGTGCTGCCGGCCGCCGACGTCGATGAGGCCAGCGTGCCGTATTTCTCGCTGGCGATGCTGCCCGGAGGCCGGCGGCGCGCATCAGTCGTCGGTTCGGTGTCGGTGGTGGGCCTGGGCCCCGGCGGCATCGACTGGATGACGCCGCAGAGCCGCCGCGAACTGGCCATGGCGACCGACCTGATCGGCTACCGCGGCTACCTGAACCGCGTTCCGGTGCGTGACGGGCAACGGTGCCACCCTAGCGACAATACCGACGAGCCCGCCCGCGCCCGGCTGGCCTGCTCGCTGGCCGAACAGGGACACGCCGTGGCGGTGGTGTCGTCGGGCGATCCGGGCGTGTTCGCCATGGCCACCGCCGTGCTGGAAGAGGCGAAGCAGTGGCCCGATGTGCAGATCCGGGTGATTCCGGCGATGACCGCCGCCCAGGCGGTGGCCAGCCGGGTCGGGGCTCCGCTGGGCCACGACTATGCGGTGATCTCGCTGTCCGACCGGCTCAAGCCGTGGGAGGTGATCGCCGCCCGCCTTACCGCCGCGGCCGCCGCCGATCTGGTGCTGGCCATCTACAACCCCGCCTCTAAGACGCGCATCTGGCAGGTCGGCGCGATGCGGGACTTGCTGCTCGAGCATCGTGAGCCGGGCACGCCGGTGGTGGTCGGCCGCGACGTGTCGGGCCCTGAGGAAGATGTTCGGGTGGTACGACTGGCTGACCTGAACCCCGCCGATATCGACATGCGCTGCCTGCTGATCATCGGCTCGTCCCAAACCCAGTGGCACTCATCCGATTCCGGTGACCGGGTATTCACGCCGCGGCGCTACCCGACCTGA
- a CDS encoding RND family transporter — translation MKAHDDTRPRFMRAVRTFAVPIILAWLLLTIAVNVLVPWIEFVARSHAVTMSPQDAPAMIAAKHMGKTFQEFDSDSIVMLVLESDKPLGNEAHRYYDGLVKKLQADHKHVQHLQDLWGDPVTAAGAQSSDGKAAYAQINTAGDQGSTLGNESVDAVRKIVDESHPPAGIKAYVTGPAALTTDMNEAADKSMFKMMGVTGLVIMIMLAIVYRSVSTVLLVLFMVFLEMLTARGVIAILGYNDLLGFSTFVVAMLSSLAIAAGTDYAIFLIGRYQEARQAGEDRETAYYTMFRGTYHVILGSGLTIAGASFCLHFARLAYFRALGIPSALGLLIVIAGALTVAPAVVAVASRFGLLDPKRMIKTRGWRRIGTATVRWPGPIFVASLLIALVGMLVVPGMKISYNDRYYIPPHLPSNVGFAAAERHFSPSRMNPDILMVEADHDMRNSSDMIILDRIAKNIFRTPGIERIQSITRPLGSPIEHTSIPFQISMQAIPIQENLQFMRDRMADMLKMSDDLGVMVGSMERMYGLLGQLSNTTHRMVGDMNDMKATLDEMRDHLADFDDFARPLRGYLYWEQHCFNIPVCWAAKSVFEAIDGVDKFSENMHTLLKDMNNVDALLPRMLAEFPPIIDVARSMQETLLTLHSSFEGLVGQMSRMTDTASAMGQAFDSSKSDDYFYLPPEAFDNPDFQRGLKLFLSPDGKAARFIITHDADPATPKGIAGVKPELNAAHEAVKGTPLTNAKFYLTGTAAVYNDIQTGSKYDLMIVGIAALTLIFVVMVIITRALVASLVIVGTVLLSLGAAFGLSVLVWQHIFGLELNWIAPVFGLIILLAVGSDYNLLLVSRFQEEIGAGLRTGIIRSMGETGGVVTAAGLVFAFTMMSMVASDLRSIGQAGSTIGLGLLFDTLVVRSLMTPSIAALLGRWFWWPQRVRTRPASYMLRPFGPRRLVRSLLLGEPADAATPKPLVGADHANPPSGAVGDRTAP, via the coding sequence ATGAAAGCCCACGACGACACCCGCCCGAGATTCATGCGGGCGGTCCGCACGTTCGCCGTGCCGATCATTCTCGCCTGGCTCCTGCTGACCATCGCCGTGAACGTTCTGGTGCCGTGGATCGAATTCGTCGCGAGATCACACGCGGTGACCATGTCGCCGCAAGATGCACCGGCGATGATCGCCGCCAAACACATGGGCAAGACGTTCCAGGAATTCGATTCCGATAGCATCGTCATGCTTGTCCTGGAAAGCGATAAACCGCTCGGCAACGAAGCGCATCGCTATTACGACGGCCTGGTGAAAAAGCTGCAGGCCGACCACAAACACGTGCAGCATCTGCAGGACTTGTGGGGAGACCCCGTCACCGCCGCCGGTGCTCAGAGCAGCGATGGCAAAGCCGCATATGCGCAGATCAATACGGCCGGCGACCAGGGCAGCACGCTGGGCAACGAGTCCGTCGACGCCGTTCGCAAGATCGTCGACGAGTCGCACCCGCCCGCAGGAATCAAGGCCTACGTCACCGGTCCGGCAGCGCTCACCACCGACATGAACGAGGCCGCCGACAAAAGCATGTTCAAGATGATGGGCGTGACGGGCTTGGTCATCATGATCATGCTCGCGATTGTCTATCGCTCCGTCAGCACCGTGCTGCTGGTGCTCTTTATGGTCTTCCTCGAGATGCTGACGGCTAGGGGAGTCATTGCGATTCTCGGTTACAACGACCTGCTGGGTTTTTCGACGTTCGTGGTCGCCATGCTGTCGTCCCTGGCCATTGCGGCGGGAACGGATTACGCGATATTTCTCATCGGACGTTATCAGGAGGCGCGTCAGGCCGGTGAAGACCGGGAGACGGCCTATTACACGATGTTTCGCGGAACCTATCACGTCATTTTGGGCTCGGGGTTGACGATTGCCGGGGCGAGTTTCTGTCTGCATTTCGCGCGACTCGCTTATTTCAGGGCGCTGGGCATTCCGTCCGCGCTGGGACTGCTGATCGTGATCGCGGGAGCGCTGACGGTGGCGCCGGCCGTCGTCGCCGTGGCCAGCCGGTTCGGTCTGCTCGATCCCAAGCGGATGATCAAGACGCGGGGGTGGCGGCGGATCGGCACCGCAACCGTCCGCTGGCCGGGTCCGATCTTCGTGGCCTCGCTGCTCATCGCGTTGGTGGGCATGCTCGTGGTGCCGGGCATGAAGATCAGCTACAACGATCGCTACTACATACCTCCCCACCTGCCGTCGAACGTCGGATTCGCCGCGGCAGAGCGTCATTTCAGCCCTTCCAGAATGAATCCCGACATTCTCATGGTCGAGGCCGACCACGACATGCGGAATTCCAGCGACATGATCATCCTGGACCGTATCGCCAAGAACATCTTCCGTACGCCCGGTATCGAGCGAATACAAAGCATTACCAGGCCGCTGGGGAGTCCGATCGAGCACACGTCGATCCCTTTTCAAATCAGTATGCAGGCCATTCCGATCCAAGAGAATCTGCAATTCATGAGGGACCGGATGGCCGATATGCTCAAGATGAGCGACGACCTTGGCGTCATGGTCGGCTCGATGGAACGGATGTACGGCTTGCTCGGGCAGCTGAGCAACACGACTCATCGCATGGTCGGCGACATGAACGACATGAAGGCCACGCTGGACGAGATGCGAGACCACTTAGCGGACTTCGACGATTTCGCGCGGCCGCTGCGCGGTTATTTGTATTGGGAGCAGCACTGCTTCAACATTCCCGTGTGCTGGGCGGCGAAGTCGGTATTCGAGGCGATCGACGGCGTGGACAAGTTCAGCGAGAACATGCACACGCTGCTCAAGGACATGAACAATGTCGACGCGTTACTGCCCCGCATGCTCGCCGAGTTCCCGCCGATTATCGATGTCGCGCGATCCATGCAGGAAACGCTGCTGACCTTGCACAGCAGCTTCGAAGGCCTGGTCGGCCAAATGTCTCGGATGACCGACACCGCGAGCGCGATGGGCCAGGCCTTCGACTCCTCGAAGTCCGACGACTATTTCTATCTGCCGCCGGAAGCGTTCGACAATCCCGACTTCCAACGCGGTCTGAAGCTCTTCCTGTCCCCGGACGGTAAGGCCGCGCGGTTCATCATCACCCATGACGCGGACCCGGCAACTCCCAAAGGGATTGCCGGCGTCAAGCCGGAACTCAACGCTGCGCACGAAGCCGTGAAGGGCACACCGCTGACCAACGCCAAGTTCTATCTGACCGGCACGGCGGCGGTGTACAACGATATCCAGACCGGCTCGAAATACGACCTCATGATCGTCGGAATCGCTGCTCTGACACTGATATTCGTGGTCATGGTGATCATCACCCGGGCCTTGGTCGCCTCGCTGGTGATCGTCGGCACGGTCTTGCTCTCGCTGGGCGCGGCCTTCGGGCTGTCCGTACTGGTGTGGCAACACATCTTCGGCCTGGAGCTGAACTGGATCGCGCCGGTGTTCGGGTTGATCATCCTGTTGGCCGTCGGATCCGACTACAACCTGCTGCTCGTCTCGCGATTTCAGGAGGAAATCGGCGCCGGGCTGAGGACCGGCATCATCCGGTCGATGGGCGAAACGGGCGGGGTCGTCACCGCCGCGGGCCTGGTGTTCGCCTTCACCATGATGTCGATGGTCGCCAGTGACCTGCGCTCCATCGGCCAGGCCGGCAGCACCATCGGTCTGGGCCTGTTGTTCGACACCTTGGTCGTGCGCTCACTGATGACGCCATCGATCGCGGCCCTGCTCGGGCGCTGGTTCTGGTGGCCGCAACGGGTGCGCACGCGTCCGGCCAGCTACATGCTGCGGCCGTTCGGCCCGCGCCGTCTGGTTCGTTCCCTGCTGTTAGGCGAGCCCGCAGACGCGGCGACCCCTAAACCGCTCGTGGGCGCTGATCACGCCAACCCGCCAAGCGGGGCAGTAGGCGATCGGACCGCGCCGTAG
- a CDS encoding MmpS family transport accessory protein, which produces MLTFLKRGWIPLVVVIALAAGGIAVDRLRGVFGSDPIFTWTGSNSGVIESINTKHVTYEVFGPAGTAGSVSYLNKETQPEQANFTSLPWTYTMTTTLPAVIANVVAQGNSDSIGCRITVNGVVKDEQSSSGHHAQTFCLVKAA; this is translated from the coding sequence GTGCTCACCTTTCTCAAGCGAGGTTGGATACCGCTTGTTGTCGTCATCGCGCTTGCCGCCGGAGGCATAGCCGTGGACAGGCTCCGCGGCGTTTTCGGCTCCGACCCGATCTTTACCTGGACGGGCAGCAACTCTGGCGTGATCGAGTCGATCAACACCAAACACGTGACCTATGAGGTTTTCGGGCCCGCCGGCACTGCCGGAAGCGTGAGCTATCTGAACAAGGAGACCCAGCCCGAACAAGCGAACTTCACCAGCCTGCCCTGGACGTACACGATGACGACGACGCTACCGGCCGTGATCGCCAACGTTGTGGCGCAGGGCAATAGCGACAGCATCGGGTGCCGCATCACCGTCAACGGCGTCGTCAAGGACGAACAATCGTCCAGCGGACACCACGCCCAGACGTTCTGTTTGGTGAAGGCCGCATGA
- the bla gene encoding class A beta-lactamase, with translation MRTARPLLAAVTRRDLLLAMATFAPLAGCARSGGGAHPASTATSPAPDLQSRFAELEHRYAARLGVYVPATGTTAAIAYRADERFAFCSTFKALLVAAVLHQHPLSHLDKVVTYTSADIRSISPITQQHVATGMSIGELCDAAIRYSDGTAANLLLAEVGGTSGFTGYLRGLGDSVSRLDQEEPELNRDPPGDERDTTTAHAIALDYQQVVLGEALPPDKRAMLTDWMARNTTGANRIRAGFPADWKVIDKTGSGDYGRANDVAVVWSPAGVSHVVAILSDRAPGGYDAEWSEALIADAARCVAQLLA, from the coding sequence ATGCGCACAGCACGCCCGCTCTTGGCAGCGGTAACTCGTCGCGACCTGCTGTTGGCGATGGCCACGTTTGCTCCGCTCGCCGGATGTGCCCGCAGCGGCGGCGGTGCTCACCCGGCCTCGACCGCGACGTCACCGGCACCGGATCTGCAGAGTCGCTTCGCCGAACTCGAACACCGATATGCGGCCCGGCTGGGCGTATACGTGCCGGCAACCGGCACGACGGCGGCAATCGCCTACCGCGCCGACGAGCGGTTCGCCTTCTGCTCCACCTTCAAGGCGCTGCTCGTCGCGGCGGTGCTGCACCAGCACCCGCTCAGCCACTTGGACAAGGTGGTCACCTACACCAGCGCCGACATCCGGTCGATCTCGCCGATCACCCAGCAGCATGTCGCCACCGGGATGAGCATCGGCGAACTCTGCGACGCCGCAATCCGTTACAGCGACGGCACCGCCGCCAACCTGTTGCTGGCCGAGGTCGGCGGGACCTCGGGGTTCACCGGCTACCTGCGCGGCCTGGGCGACTCGGTGAGTCGCTTGGACCAGGAGGAACCGGAGCTTAACCGCGACCCTCCCGGCGACGAGCGAGACACCACCACCGCGCACGCGATCGCGCTGGACTATCAGCAGGTCGTTCTCGGGGAAGCGTTGCCACCCGACAAGCGCGCGATGCTGACCGACTGGATGGCACGCAACACCACGGGCGCCAACCGGATCAGGGCCGGCTTTCCCGCCGACTGGAAGGTCATCGACAAAACCGGTTCAGGTGACTACGGCCGGGCCAACGATGTGGCAGTGGTGTGGTCGCCCGCCGGCGTGTCTCACGTGGTGGCGATCCTGTCCGATCGCGCCCCCGGCGGGTATGACGCCGAATGGAGCGAGGCGCTGATCGCGGATGCGGCCAGGTGCGTCGCCCAGCTGCTCGCGTAA
- the sigC gene encoding RNA polymerase sigma factor SigC, producing the protein MTAATDDEAVTELALAAATGNARALEAFIKATQQDVWRFVTYLSDAGSADDLTQETFLRAIGAIHRFSGRSSARTWLLSIARRVVADHIRYLRSRPRSAPGADPERLLDGHAHARGFEELVEVTTMIAQLTADQREALLLTQLLGLSYADAAAVCGCPVGTIRSRVARARDALLADTERDELTG; encoded by the coding sequence ATGACCGCGGCAACCGACGACGAGGCCGTCACCGAACTGGCCTTGGCGGCTGCCACCGGCAACGCGCGCGCGCTTGAGGCGTTCATCAAAGCCACGCAGCAAGATGTGTGGCGGTTCGTGACCTACCTGTCGGATGCGGGCAGCGCCGATGATCTGACCCAGGAAACCTTCCTGCGCGCGATCGGCGCCATTCACCGGTTCTCTGGGCGCTCCAGCGCCCGCACCTGGTTGCTTTCGATCGCACGGCGTGTGGTCGCCGATCACATCCGCTATCTGCGGTCACGGCCCCGGAGCGCACCCGGCGCCGATCCCGAGCGTCTGCTCGACGGCCACGCTCACGCTCGCGGTTTCGAGGAGCTCGTCGAAGTGACCACGATGATCGCCCAACTCACCGCCGACCAGCGAGAGGCGCTGTTGCTCACGCAGTTGCTCGGGTTGTCCTATGCCGATGCCGCGGCGGTGTGCGGCTGCCCGGTCGGCACCATCCGGTCCCGAGTCGCTCGGGCGCGCGATGCGCTGCTGGCCGATACCGAACGCGACGAACTGACCGGTTAG
- a CDS encoding cobalt-precorrin-6A reductase → MTRLLLLGGTAEGRALAASLHPHVDIVSSLAGRVPDPALPVGPVRIGGFGGVDGLRRWLVDEHIDAVVDATHPFAATITAHAAQVCGELNKPYLMLARPPWDPGDAIVVASDTQAAEAVEHQHFQRVFLTTGRSGVKAFAESAAWFLIRAVTAPDDTVLPRRHQVVLSRGPYRYDAEVQLLGQHHIDALVTKNSGGDMTRAKLDAAAALDIPVVMVARPPLPAGIATVGTVAEAAAWVAGLN, encoded by the coding sequence TTGACGCGACTGCTACTGCTCGGCGGCACCGCCGAGGGACGCGCGCTGGCCGCAAGCCTGCACCCGCACGTCGACATCGTCAGCTCGCTCGCCGGCCGGGTGCCCGACCCCGCGTTGCCGGTCGGCCCGGTGCGAATCGGCGGGTTCGGTGGCGTCGACGGCCTGCGGCGCTGGCTGGTTGACGAACACATCGACGCCGTGGTCGATGCCACCCACCCGTTCGCGGCGACCATCACCGCGCACGCCGCGCAGGTCTGCGGTGAACTCAACAAGCCCTATCTGATGCTGGCCCGGCCGCCGTGGGATCCGGGCGACGCGATCGTCGTAGCGTCGGATACCCAGGCTGCCGAAGCCGTTGAACACCAACACTTTCAGCGTGTCTTCCTGACCACGGGCCGCTCGGGTGTCAAGGCATTCGCCGAAAGTGCCGCGTGGTTTTTGATCCGCGCGGTCACCGCACCCGACGACACCGTGTTGCCGCGTCGTCACCAGGTGGTGCTGTCCCGCGGCCCATATCGTTACGACGCTGAAGTCCAGCTCCTTGGACAACATCACATCGACGCGCTGGTCACCAAGAACAGCGGCGGCGACATGACCAGGGCCAAGCTGGATGCCGCTGCGGCACTTGACATTCCGGTAGTGATGGTGGCGCGCCCACCGCTTCCCGCAGGCATCGCGACCGTCGGCACCGTGGCGGAAGCCGCCGCCTGGGTCGCCGGACTGAACTAA
- the cobM gene encoding precorrin-4 C(11)-methyltransferase yields the protein MTVYFIGAGPGAADLITVRGQRLLERCPVCLYAGSIMPKDLLAHCPPDAKIVDTGPLTLEQIVAELAAADAAGHDVARLHSGDPSLYSALAEQCRRLDALGIGYEIVPGVPAFAAAAAALKRELTVPGVAQTVTLSRIATLSTPMPPGEDLATLAKSGATLVLHLAAAQIDAIVPQLLSGGYRPETPTAVVAFASWSQQCVLRGTLAGIAAQMHDAGITKTAVIIVGDVLAADGFTDSYLYSTARREAH from the coding sequence GTGACGGTCTACTTCATCGGAGCCGGACCGGGTGCCGCGGATCTGATCACCGTCCGCGGTCAGCGTCTCCTCGAACGCTGCCCGGTGTGTCTGTACGCGGGCTCCATCATGCCGAAAGACCTGCTCGCGCACTGCCCGCCGGACGCGAAGATTGTCGACACCGGGCCGCTGACGCTCGAACAGATCGTGGCCGAACTCGCCGCCGCCGACGCGGCCGGCCACGACGTGGCCCGGCTGCACTCGGGTGATCCGTCGCTGTACAGCGCGCTCGCCGAACAATGCCGCCGCCTGGACGCGCTGGGCATCGGCTACGAAATCGTGCCGGGGGTACCGGCTTTCGCGGCTGCCGCCGCCGCTCTGAAACGTGAGCTCACCGTCCCGGGAGTGGCCCAGACGGTGACGCTGAGCCGAATCGCGACCCTGTCCACACCGATGCCGCCCGGCGAAGACCTGGCCACCCTGGCCAAGTCCGGCGCCACCCTGGTCTTACACCTGGCCGCCGCGCAGATCGACGCCATCGTTCCGCAGCTGCTATCCGGCGGCTACCGCCCCGAAACGCCCACCGCCGTCGTCGCTTTCGCAAGCTGGTCACAGCAGTGTGTGCTGCGCGGCACGCTGGCCGGCATCGCCGCACAGATGCACGACGCGGGCATCACCAAAACCGCCGTCATCATCGTCGGCGACGTGCTGGCCGCTGACGGCTTCACCGACAGCTACCTGTACTCGACCGCACGCCGGGAGGCGCATTGA
- the cbiE gene encoding precorrin-6y C5,15-methyltransferase (decarboxylating) subunit CbiE has translation MIIVVGIGADGMPGLSNAARQELQRATIIYGSQRQLDLLDGTVTTARREWPSPMLPALQGLPADRPDIHVVASGDPLLHGIGGTLIRLFGTARVTVLPHVSAVTLACARMGWNVHETEVISLVTAPPHTAIRRGGRAIVLSKDRTTPKALAMLLNENGRGDSEFSVLEQLDGPHERRRHGSARRWATETGSDTDDLNVIAIRYLPDERASSLPDDAFAHDGQITKHGIRAVTLAALAPRPGQRLWDVGAGSGSIAVEWCRSAPGCTAVAFERDERRRRNIEQNATAFGVDIDVRAEAPDQFEGATKPAAIFIGGGLTQPGVLDACLANLPANGHLVANAVTVESESLLVQAYSQYGGELRRFQHYHGEPLGGFTGWHPQRPVTQWTVTKVTKVTKVTKP, from the coding sequence ATGATCATCGTTGTCGGCATCGGCGCCGACGGCATGCCCGGCCTCTCGAACGCCGCAAGACAAGAATTGCAAAGGGCCACAATTATTTACGGTTCACAGCGGCAGCTCGACCTGCTCGACGGCACGGTCACCACTGCCAGACGCGAATGGCCGTCACCGATGCTGCCGGCCCTGCAGGGCCTGCCGGCCGATAGACCGGACATTCATGTCGTAGCCAGCGGCGACCCGCTGCTGCACGGCATCGGCGGCACCCTGATCCGGTTGTTCGGCACCGCCAGGGTCACCGTGTTGCCGCACGTGTCGGCGGTGACACTGGCATGCGCCCGAATGGGCTGGAACGTCCACGAAACCGAGGTGATCAGCCTGGTCACCGCACCGCCGCACACCGCGATACGCCGCGGCGGTCGGGCGATTGTCCTTTCGAAAGACCGAACCACCCCCAAGGCGCTGGCCATGCTGCTCAACGAAAACGGCCGTGGCGACTCGGAATTCAGCGTGCTCGAACAGCTCGACGGGCCACATGAACGCCGCCGCCACGGCTCCGCGCGACGGTGGGCCACCGAAACCGGAAGCGACACAGATGATCTCAACGTGATCGCCATCCGCTACCTTCCCGACGAGCGCGCCTCATCATTGCCCGACGACGCGTTCGCCCACGACGGTCAGATCACCAAACACGGCATCCGGGCGGTTACCCTGGCCGCACTCGCGCCCCGGCCGGGACAGCGGTTATGGGACGTCGGCGCGGGCTCGGGCAGCATCGCCGTCGAGTGGTGCCGCAGCGCGCCGGGCTGCACCGCGGTGGCGTTCGAACGCGACGAACGGCGCCGGCGCAACATCGAGCAGAACGCCACCGCCTTCGGCGTCGACATCGACGTGCGTGCCGAAGCGCCCGACCAGTTCGAGGGCGCGACGAAACCGGCGGCCATTTTCATCGGTGGCGGCCTGACCCAGCCCGGCGTCCTGGACGCCTGCCTGGCCAACCTGCCGGCCAACGGCCACCTGGTGGCCAACGCGGTCACCGTCGAGTCGGAATCCCTACTGGTGCAGGCATATTCGCAATACGGCGGCGAGCTCCGACGCTTCCAGCACTACCACGGCGAGCCGCTGGGCGGCTTTACCGGCTGGCACCCGCAGCGGCCGGTGACGCAATGGACGGTGACCAAGGTGACCAAGGTGACCAAGGTGACCAAGCCGTGA
- a CDS encoding SDR family NAD(P)-dependent oxidoreductase, translating into MNDTGAAPVVIFGGRSEIGIELARRLAPGAPVILAARDADRLTEHVAAIKAAGATAVHTREFDADDLATHGPLIAAITDEHGPIGVAVLAFGILGEQARAETDAEHAIAIVHTDYVAQVSLLTQLAATMRPAGKGSLVVFSSVAGVRVRRANYVYGSAKAGLDGFASGLADALHGSGVRLLIVRPGFVIGRMTAGMTPAPLASTPAQVAEATARALAKGRRIVWVPWALRPMFFAMRLLPQFVWRRMPR; encoded by the coding sequence GTGAACGACACGGGCGCAGCTCCGGTGGTAATTTTCGGCGGCCGCAGCGAGATCGGCATCGAACTCGCGCGCCGCCTGGCTCCCGGCGCTCCGGTGATATTGGCCGCCAGAGACGCCGACCGGCTCACCGAGCACGTCGCCGCCATCAAGGCGGCCGGGGCAACAGCCGTCCACACCAGGGAATTCGACGCCGACGACCTGGCCACGCACGGCCCGCTGATCGCCGCGATCACCGACGAGCACGGACCCATCGGCGTCGCGGTGCTGGCCTTCGGCATCCTGGGGGAGCAGGCCCGGGCCGAAACCGACGCCGAGCATGCGATCGCCATTGTGCACACCGATTACGTCGCCCAGGTCAGCCTGCTCACCCAGCTGGCCGCCACGATGCGACCGGCCGGCAAGGGATCGCTGGTGGTGTTCTCCTCGGTGGCCGGGGTGCGAGTGCGTCGGGCCAACTATGTCTACGGGTCGGCCAAGGCGGGCTTGGACGGCTTTGCCAGCGGTTTGGCCGACGCGCTGCACGGCAGCGGCGTACGGTTGCTGATCGTGCGGCCGGGGTTCGTGATCGGACGCATGACGGCGGGCATGACGCCCGCGCCGCTGGCCAGCACCCCGGCGCAAGTGGCCGAGGCCACCGCACGTGCCCTGGCCAAGGGCCGGCGCATCGTCTGGGTCCCGTGGGCGTTGCGCCCGATGTTCTTCGCCATGAGGCTGCTGCCGCAGTTCGTGTGGCGCCGGATGCCGCGATGA
- a CDS encoding F420-dependent biliverdin reductase, with protein sequence MAMAKTTTRLTDDAMAFLTERHLAMLTTLRADNSPHVVAVGFTFDPTTHIARVITTGGSQKAVNAERGGIAVLSQVDGARWLSLEGKASVNRDIDAVRDAELRYAQRYRTPRANPRRVVIEVLVERVLGSSSLLDRVG encoded by the coding sequence GTGGCGATGGCGAAGACCACGACACGGCTCACCGACGACGCGATGGCGTTTCTCACCGAACGCCATCTGGCCATGCTGACCACGCTGCGGGCCGACAATTCGCCGCACGTGGTGGCCGTGGGTTTCACGTTCGATCCCACCACGCATATTGCTCGCGTGATCACCACCGGCGGTTCTCAGAAGGCCGTCAATGCCGAACGCGGCGGCATCGCGGTGTTGAGTCAGGTGGACGGCGCCCGCTGGCTGTCGCTGGAAGGCAAGGCCTCGGTCAACCGGGACATCGACGCTGTGCGAGACGCCGAATTGCGCTACGCCCAGCGCTACCGGACCCCGCGGGCCAATCCGCGGCGGGTGGTCATCGAAGTTCTTGTGGAGCGGGTGCTGGGGTCGTCGTCCTTGCTTGACCGGGTGGGGTAG